From the Candidatus Zixiibacteriota bacterium genome, one window contains:
- a CDS encoding 50S ribosomal protein L11 methyltransferase: MALPAPEAYLEVRVDVPQSQVELICDFIIENITNGIVLEDEEGSATTTVIFYVPERDTRHQSLLAQFFAKRGGIELAAPSIRSRRVIHGEWLDQYRASVKPIRIAADLIVRPAWVSPTQDRYQIVIEPKMAFGTGSHATTRSCLQVIREQFQPGWRFLDMGCGSGILSLLADQMGALYIKAVDYDLAAVANCRENFDINGVKTPHEIVIGSIEKCSRDEPYHLVCANIIRTTILTMLDRLLKLTAVGGLLVLSGLLDKDEAAISGALRSADQSDFTILHDEEWLTYTVVRK, from the coding sequence ATGGCCCTGCCGGCACCCGAGGCGTATCTCGAAGTAAGAGTGGATGTGCCCCAGAGCCAGGTTGAACTCATCTGCGATTTCATAATTGAAAACATCACTAACGGAATCGTACTGGAGGACGAGGAAGGGTCGGCGACTACGACTGTTATCTTCTACGTACCGGAAAGAGACACTCGGCATCAGTCACTGCTCGCGCAATTCTTTGCGAAGCGGGGTGGGATTGAATTGGCCGCGCCGTCGATTAGATCTCGTCGGGTCATACATGGAGAGTGGCTGGACCAGTACCGGGCGAGTGTAAAGCCCATCCGGATCGCCGCCGATCTGATCGTTCGGCCTGCCTGGGTTTCGCCCACCCAGGACCGCTATCAGATTGTAATCGAGCCCAAGATGGCCTTCGGAACCGGCAGCCATGCTACGACTCGAAGCTGCCTGCAAGTCATTCGTGAGCAATTTCAGCCGGGGTGGCGCTTTCTCGACATGGGGTGCGGCTCAGGCATTTTGTCGCTTCTAGCCGACCAGATGGGGGCATTGTACATCAAAGCGGTTGACTACGATCTGGCCGCGGTTGCCAATTGCCGTGAGAATTTCGACATCAACGGGGTGAAAACTCCCCATGAGATTGTCATAGGCTCAATCGAAAAGTGTTCGCGCGATGAGCCTTATCATCTTGTGTGCGCGAATATCATCCGCACCACGATTCTCACGATGCTCGATCGCCTGCTGAAACTGACTGCCGTGGGGGGATTGCTCGTTTTGTCCGGACTTCTGGACAAAGACGAGGCAGCGATAAGCGGCGCGCTTCGATCGGCGGACCAATCCGATTTTACCATTCTGCACGATGAAGAGTGGCTCACTTACACGGTCGTGCGAAAGTGA
- a CDS encoding RsmE family RNA methyltransferase: MQPPLFYAPPDKRDGDLIVLPADEARHAVRVMRLKRGAVVIVVDGLGHACRAELGVPSGNTVSARVLSEVRDFGEPLVRVTLAAGLSAGTKFDSVVQRGTELGVSRFVPLLTEKSKVAVEDARRERSKLTRWRNVATAAMKQCRRSYIPDIAAPTPYRSFLKQFERSDIGILFHPGERATPLEQVELPKDLKRLTVLVGPESGFSEHEVILAEQAGLAQVGLGRRILRTETAGPVAVALIMAQLGEFR; encoded by the coding sequence ATGCAGCCGCCCCTGTTCTACGCCCCCCCGGATAAGCGCGATGGTGATCTGATAGTATTACCTGCCGACGAAGCCCGCCATGCTGTACGCGTAATGCGTTTGAAGCGCGGGGCAGTGGTGATTGTAGTCGATGGCCTGGGCCATGCCTGCCGCGCCGAACTCGGGGTGCCCTCGGGCAACACGGTATCCGCCCGCGTTCTCTCGGAAGTTCGTGATTTCGGTGAGCCGTTGGTGCGAGTGACGCTGGCGGCCGGGCTCTCGGCCGGGACCAAGTTCGATTCGGTGGTTCAGAGAGGCACCGAGCTGGGCGTGTCGCGTTTCGTACCGCTCCTGACGGAGAAATCAAAAGTGGCGGTAGAAGATGCGCGCAGAGAGAGATCGAAACTGACTCGCTGGCGCAACGTGGCCACCGCGGCGATGAAGCAGTGCCGGCGATCATATATACCGGATATCGCCGCGCCTACACCGTACCGCAGCTTCCTCAAGCAGTTTGAACGGTCGGATATCGGGATACTGTTCCATCCCGGAGAACGCGCGACGCCCCTCGAGCAGGTGGAACTGCCCAAAGACCTCAAGCGACTGACCGTCCTGGTGGGACCGGAGTCGGGGTTTAGTGAACACGAAGTCATTCTGGCGGAGCAGGCCGGACTGGCCCAAGTCGGCCTCGGTAGGCGAATCCTTCGAACCGAGACTGCCGGACCGGTGGCTGTGGCGCTGATTATGGCCCAGCTGGGTGAATTCAGATAA
- a CDS encoding prepilin peptidase encodes MPDFELILVFVLGLAVGSFLNVLVYRLPRRKQFVKGRSACPHCGAVIKWYQNIPLVSYLALRGRCASCHKPISWRYPLIELLNGLGYLYFFYNYNWSVEFAVFAFLASALIVVFFIDLEHQIIPDLVTLPGMVIGLAVSLFPDGVTIVQSLIGLVVGGGALYLIAVLGDWLFKKESMGGGDIKLAAMLGAFLGWQKVLLVFLGSAVIGLVVSLLIMAFSARLRRTRIVPFGPFIALAAVMALIWGDRIVAFYIDNFLHLN; translated from the coding sequence ATGCCAGATTTCGAATTGATTCTCGTTTTCGTACTAGGCCTGGCGGTAGGGTCATTCCTGAATGTTCTCGTCTATCGCTTGCCTCGCCGAAAACAGTTCGTGAAGGGGCGTTCCGCCTGCCCGCATTGCGGCGCCGTCATCAAGTGGTACCAAAACATCCCGCTGGTCAGCTACCTGGCTCTGCGCGGGAGGTGCGCGTCGTGCCACAAGCCGATTTCATGGCGCTATCCGCTAATTGAACTGCTCAACGGATTGGGCTACCTCTATTTCTTCTATAACTATAACTGGTCGGTTGAATTCGCCGTGTTTGCGTTCCTGGCCTCCGCGCTTATTGTCGTTTTCTTCATAGATCTGGAGCACCAGATCATCCCTGATCTGGTAACGCTTCCGGGTATGGTGATCGGTTTGGCCGTGTCACTTTTCCCCGATGGAGTGACCATCGTTCAGTCACTGATCGGACTGGTTGTCGGGGGTGGTGCTCTGTACTTGATTGCCGTTCTCGGCGACTGGCTGTTCAAGAAGGAGTCGATGGGCGGCGGCGATATCAAACTGGCCGCCATGCTGGGCGCGTTTCTGGGCTGGCAAAAGGTGCTGCTGGTGTTTCTTGGCTCGGCGGTCATCGGCCTTGTAGTGTCGTTGTTGATCATGGCCTTTTCCGCCCGACTGCGCAGGACCCGGATCGTCCCGTTCGGGCCGTTTATTGCGCTAGCCGCGGTTATGGCCCTCATCTGGGGCGACCGGATAGTTGCCTTTTATATCGATAATTTCCTCCATCTTAACTGA